In the genome of Lacerta agilis isolate rLacAgi1 chromosome 2, rLacAgi1.pri, whole genome shotgun sequence, one region contains:
- the SLC39A7 gene encoding zinc transporter SLC39A7: MFGACGRGSAATSGFQAGDSGSGERGAGSGAMAASRLLASPQPTDVATAVVLCLALLWGASAQHEGFHGHAHEDFHHGHSHAHGHGHTHEGIWHGHAHDDGHTHEGIWHGHAHEGHHGHSHLHGGHSHEGSHHGHSHEDVHHGHGHEDPHHGHGHFHEGPLHHSHSHESPAGGPTEARSFPGNEKPLPRREKLEPLQLWTYAIGATLLISAAPYFILFLIPVESNTSQHQALLKLLLSFASGGLLGDAFLHLIPHALEPHSHHGEGAGHSHVKPASHGHSHQGSEHQHMMSVGLWVLGGIVAFLVVEKFVRHVKGGHGHHGHSHVPKAKSSDDEAEKEPLRGKTSEKIAPSQGRQKPPDSAMRVSGYLNLAADFAHNFTDGLALGASFLAGGTVGAVTTLTVLLHEVPHEVGDFAILVQSGCSKKKAMKLQLVTALGALAGTVCSLLAEGVGEAATAWILPFTAGGFIYVATVSVIPELLQDSGPVQSLLEVLGLVGGVTMMVFIAQYE, translated from the exons ATGTTTGGGGCTTGTGGGCGGGGCTCTGCTGCCACGTCAGGCTTTCAGGCAGGAGATAGCGGATCCGGAGAGAGAGGAGCCGG ATCCGGCGCCATGGCTGCTAGCAGGTTACTCGCCAGCCCCCAGCCCACGGACGTGGCCACCGCCGTGGTGCTCTGCTTGGCGCTGCTGTGGGGCGCCTCCGCGCAGCACGAGGGCTTTCACGGCCACGCTCACGAGGACTTCCACCACGGCCACAGCCACGCTCACGGCCACGGCCACACGCACGAGGGGATCTGGCACGGCCACGCGCATGACGACGGGCACACGCACGAGGGGATCTGGCACGGCCACGCTCACGAGGGCCACCACGGACACAGCCACTTGCACGGGGGCCACTCGCACGAAGGCTCGCACCATGGGCACTCGCACGAGGATGTTCACCACGGGCACGGGCACGAGGACCCCCACCACGGCCACGGCCATTTCCACGAGGGTCCTCTCCACCACAGCCACTCGCACGAGTCTCCTGCCGGCGGCCCCACCGAGGCCCGATCCTTCCCTGGGAACGAGAAGCCTCTGCCGAGGAGGGAGAAGTTGGAGCCGCTGCAGTTGTGGACTTAC GCCATTGGTGCCACTCTCCTCATCAGCGCTGCCCCGTACTTCATCCTCTTCCTCATCCCGGTGGAGTCCAACACCTCCCAGCACCAGGCCCTCCTCAAACTGCTGCTCAGCTTCGCCTCGGGGGGGCTTCTGGGAGACGCCTTCCTGCACCTCATCCCTCACGCGCTGG AGCCGCACTCCCACCACGGGGAAGGCGCAGGGCACAGCCACGTGAAGCCGGCATCCCACGGCCATTCTCACCAGG gttcTGAGCACCAGCACATGATGTCGGTGGGCCTCTGGGTGCTGGGGGGCATCGTGGCCTTCCTGGTGGTGGAGAAGTTTGTCCGGCACGTCAAGGGAGGCCACGGACACCACGGCCACAGCCACG ttcCCAAAGCCAAGTCCAGCGACGACGAGGCAGAGAAGGAGCCTTTGCGGGGAAAGACGTCGGAGAAAATAGCCCCCTCCCAGGGGAGGCAGAAGCCCCCCGACTCTG ccATGCGCGTGTCGGGATACCTGAACCTGGCCGCCGACTTTGCCCACAACTTCACGGACGGGCTGGCGCTGGGGGCGTCCTTCCTGGCGGGGGGCACGGTCGGAGCCGTCACGACCCTCACGGTCCTGCTCCACGAGGTGCCCCACGAGGTGGGCGACTTCGCCATCCTGGTCCAGTCCGGCTGCAGCAAGAAGAAG GCGatgaagcttcagctggtgacgGCGCTGGGCGCCCTGGCGGGCACCGTCTGCTCGCTGCTGGCGGAAGGCGTGGGCGAGGCGGCCACGGCCTGGATCCTGCCCTTCACGGCCGGAGGCTTCATCTACGTGGCCACCGTCTCGGTCATCCCCGAGCTGCTGCAGGACTCGGGGCCCGTGCAGTCGCTCCTGGAGGTGCTGGGACTGGTCGGCGGAGTCACCATGATGGTCTTCATCGCCCAGTACGAGTAG
- the HSD17B8 gene encoding estradiol 17-beta-dehydrogenase 8, giving the protein MAAHLRLRGTLALVTGGGSGIGRAICARFAREGAQVAVADCDEAGAAQTLRGLQAGDHQALRVDVGCAKSVADLVAQIQARFSRPANVCVNCAGITMDEFLLKQTEEAFDAVLRVNLKGTFLVTQAVAKALVASGASGGSIINLGSIVGKVGNLGQVNYAASKAGVEALSKTAAKELARYGIRCNTVLPGFVRSPMTDKVPQKVLDKFASMVPLGRLGEPEDVAEVCAFLASDDSRYITGASLEVTGGLFI; this is encoded by the exons ATGGCTGCCCACCTGCGGCTGCGAGGGACCCTGGCCCTGGTGACAG ggGGAGGCAGCGGCATCGGCCGCGCCATCTGCGCCCGCTTTGCCCGCGAAGGGGCCCAGGTGGCCGTTGCGGACTGCGACGAGGCCGGCGCAGCGCAGACGCTTCGGGGGCTGCAGGCGGGGGACCACCAGGCCCTGCGCGTCGACGTGGGGTGCGCCAAGAGCGTGGCCGACCTCGTGGCCCAGATCCAG GCACGTTTCTCCCGCCCGGCCAACGTCTGCGTCAACTGCGCCGGCATCACCATGGACGAGTTCCTGCTGAAGCAGACGGAAGAGGCCTTTGACGCCGTCCTCAGGGTCAACCTCAAG GGGACCTTTCTGGTGACGCAGGCTGTGGCGAAGGCGCTGGTGGCAAGCGGGGCTTCGGGGGGCTCCATCATCAACCTGGGGAGCATCGTGGGCAAG GTGGGGAATCTGGGGCAGGTGAACTATGCCGCCTCCAAGGCTGGGGTAGAAGCTCTCTCCAAGACGGCAGCCAAGGAGCTGGCCAG GTACGGGATCCGCTGCAACACGGTTCTGCCAGGGTTCGTTCGCTCCCCCATGACGGACAAGGTCCCCCAGAAAGTGCTGGACAAG TTTGCCTCCATGGTGCCGCTGGGACGCCTCGGGGAGCCCGAAG ACGTCGCTGAGGTTTGTGCTTTCCTGGCCTCCGACGACAGCCGCTACATCACCGGTGCCAGCCTGGAGGTGACCG gGGGTCTATTCATATGA